The Centroberyx gerrardi isolate f3 chromosome 13, fCenGer3.hap1.cur.20231027, whole genome shotgun sequence genome contains the following window.
TACAAAgattgggaaaaaaagaattccCCTTTGTTCGAAAACAACATTCAGGGGAAGAGCAGCTGCTAAGTTCTCTCAGCATGATGCAACACTTCTGACCTCTGCTGTCAGTTTCAGCTCCAAGAGGTCCATGAAAGATGAGAACTGTCTGTGAAAAATGCATTCCAGTGACATTTAAACTATATACAGCTATATAAGCAGCACGTCTGTAGGTCTGCGCTTTGAACAGACACTCAAAGATAAACTGTTTCTGGTCTGGAGACTGGTGACTGGACTGCATTTGTATTTTATAATCAGATAATTCTTCATTTAAGGCTCTGGCAGCAGCATGAAAGTACGAGTTCAAGCCCCTGTGACActgtgacagcaagcatccgccctgctgtcctagagcaagacactgaaaccctAGCAGCTTCAGGGTCGCTGCTCTGTAGCCGACCCTGTGGTTaaacctccctgtggagggggcatACGAAATGACGAATTGGGAACAaagttgggaaaaaaaacacagtaaaaatcCCCTGACAATAACCCACATAAGATGGGAACATTCTCACTGTCAGAGAACAAAGGAAATGGTAGCATAGAGAGCAGGGTTTTGGTTTAATTCAAGAGTGATAAAAGTAGGACTGCTACAGGTGTTGTTTGTTACTTTACACTCTCTGCTCAATACAAGTGAAACttggtagtggtggtgtggtATACCATGGTTTCATTTCTGCTTTTAAGCACATTAAGCACTGACCTCAAAAGGTGGTCTCACAACAGgatgcacatatactgtatacatttgtGTCTGATAATTTATACAAGAGTGCCACTCAGCTGTGGTTGGCTGCCATAGCATGCTAGTCACACTGCTTGCCAACCAGTGAGTTGAGGCACATCAGTGGGGGTCAGGTGTGTATTCAGGTGTTACTTCattgttaaaacacacacacacacaccatgtgccacggagggccaagagtctgcaggtgtTCTTTCTAACCAATCCCTACACCAGCTGTTTTCACTtggcacaccttcaaccagagaaagGGGAACTAATCTGTGAAAtcagttgctgtagtgtttggttggaataaaaacctgcagactctcagatCTCTCACATGGTTAAAATTCAATGTCAAGAAAATGATTACCtatactttaaaaaaacaaaacaaaggttGGTATAATTTTTATTCCATCAGGCTTTGACACTAGCAAGACTGATTAAGATTCACTGTATAACACTGATCATAATGGTGATTGTTTGTTACCAATATGATGGGCAATGTAAAATATTTGTCTCAAAGTAATTGTCCGAGCCCAATTTGAGAGGATTGGGTCTATCTTAGTAACTAACCTCAGTGGTGGCATCAGCCTCACAGCGGGCACACAGCCAGTCGTCTAGCTCTGCCTCATCTCCGGACACACCATAGCAACCTGGGCAGGAACAGGAAGGAACACGTCACACATTCCCTTCTTTTCAGGGCACACAAGCTCCGTTTCACAGCTCGGTCATGTTAGTTATGTTCTCTATTTGGCTGGTGATTTAATAGAATTGATTGGAATTGAACAGATTATAAAACTACCATAGGCCAGACTAgaccaaaatgaaatgtttttgcaaATGACACAGTTGCattaagaaaaacatgaaatatgtcAAATCAAACAGAAGTAAAATTGTCAGTGGGGGAATAATGGATCTTCATTCAACAAACTATTTATGATTAATTTCAGATAGGCCCCATGCAAATGCTGTGTAAATGCTGATAACTCAGCTGATGATTTCAGTAGAGCTGTGACTGATAGGCTGCAGGCTGATGTGTAATATAGACCCAGCTGACCATTACTGGTCAATAGTTTTCACCTGTTGAGGGAAAATATTTCCTGAATTTACAGGGTCATAGACCACACTTTTTGCATTGTAGGCCAGTTGCCGGAGGTATGCTTCAAACAGCTGACTGCATGAGGCATAGGGTATTAATGTAGACTACAGCATGTGCTTGAATTCGGTGTAgcctaataataaatacatcagTGAAAGAGAGGTagcaatatttatttatttattttcacaataaGGGTTAGGGCAAAAAGTGAAATGCCTCTAATATTTTTGATGTTGTGGAGAGCAGCTTATTTTAAAAGTTTAGGCAAGACATCGGCCTCTGTCTGCAGTGGCGGATATTGCCTTCATGGTACCTGCAAACAGATACTTGAAATCTCATGACTAGTGCCAGGCTGTCATGACTGAACGACACATTGCACGTACTACTTGAATTGCGAGTATTTTCGGGAAAGCCTTGTGAAATGAGCGAATGTCTTGAATGATGACTTCAAGATATACTTAGCACTACAACATGCTTTAGGAAAACCACCCATGTACTGGCTGAATACTAAGCATGTTATTGCTGACAATTCAACACATGCCATGTTTAGTGGGGACTAAACATATAACTGAATGAGTGTGACTGacctggcaaaacaaaatcaatgtcAGCTTAATGTCCAAATACTGTTTTTGTAGTATTCCAAATGCTGTTCTACACATTACTATGGATTAAAATGTTGGTAAAATGGCATACTATTGCTATTATCTGAACCTCGCCATTGACAGTCCCCAAAGTCTGTAAACCGTAACTGTctttttacattcatttgttATCCATTTACAGCCCTTACTGATGGCTGTTTTTAATCAAAGGTTATATGATAGTACTCTGAAAAAAATTGGCCACGGGTAATTTCCATAAGAATTAGAAAAGATCTGAAGctatgtatatgtactgtatgtaagcTATGTTTTAATTAAATAACCACTTAAGCGTTTCAACCTATGCCATCTTACTTGTAAGCTATCTTATAACTATGAGTTATCTGTCCATTACACATGATTACACATCATCCATTACATCAAAAGCTACTCACTGGTGTGTACGCGGACGCAGCACTGGGCACAGCTGACCAGCCGGCTGGTCCCGTCCTCTGCTAGGCGTGGGTTAGAGAGCTGTCCCTCCCCActctcatttgttttgttggtgttggtgttgaaACACACTTCAGGGATGAGTGGCTTGGACCACTGTATGCCCCCGTGACGGCCCTTCAGCGCCACGCTTGAACTGCCGCTACCCGACTCCGACTTAAGGCAAAAAGAGTGCAGAGGTTTATTACTATATTATGCAAAGTAAGAGGAATTCTGTTGGATCCAATCCTCAGTTTGGATTGGCTGAGATGGGACTGCATAACACTTAATCTAAATATTAATGTGCTTATGATAAAAGTAAGTTTTTAGGAACAAATGTAATAGACTCTGCCCGCCTAAGTTCCTCAGGCAAGTTGTTCAAAAGCCTaggagccctgatggcaaaaCCTGGTTACCTTTAGTCTTGAGCCTGGACACAGGTACAGTGAAAAGGTTCCTGCCTGAGGATCCCAGGCTGCACACAGGCTCATAAGGGATCAAACATTTGGAAAGATAGCTAGGGGCCAGGCCATGCAAAGCcttaaaagtaatcagtaaaatcaatTCTTAAACAAACAGGCAACCAATGAAGAGATGCTAAAATTGGGGGGAGATATGGTCCAGTCTCTTAGTTCTAGTTAAAAGCCTTGCTGCAGAATTTTGAACACATTGGAGCCATTCTACCTCTTCTTGGTTAAGGCAGGTGAGGACGGCATTGCAGTATTCAAGGCAAGATGAAACACAAGCGTATAATCCTCTGTATTGTTGAAATTCAGGACAGATCTAATATCAAATTTTTCCAATGTTTCTGAGATGGAAAAAACACGACTGGACAAGTTTTTTAATATGTTGCACAAGTTCCTCAAGGCAGGCTAAATATGTTGATTTAGCGGACCAAGGCCAGGTCGAACTTGGCTGGAATGATGCTCACAGCCTATCACAAGGACTTCACTTTTGTCCAAATTTAACTGTAAAAAGTGATTTGACATCCAGTCCTTAACTTCTGTTAAACAGTTATACAGAAAGGCCAACTTGCTTAATACACTCGGCTTGACTGAGAGGTACAACATGGGTATCAGCATAACAATGGAAGAACATGCCATGCCTTCTAATCATGTGACCCATATACAAGGAAAAAAGAACTGAATTGAGCCTTGAGGCACACCACATGTGATCAAGGACTGTGAGGAGACATACTCATTCATGGACACAAGGAATTTCCTGTCAGTCAAATAGGAAGAGTACCAGTCTAGGATGCACCCTGAGATACCAACCCACTGCCTCAATCTATCAATGAGGATACAGAGCACTTGCCTGCATCGGTATTCAATAGGATATAATTTACAACCTTGACAAGGAAGTTTCAGTGCTGTGCTGCTgacggaaaccagactgaatTATTTTTGCCATTAATGCCAATTATTGCTGTGGCATTGATAACCAGTCTGTCAACTGAATATAAACCCAAATGTTGGCCATATGGCAATTCAGTAATAGAACTTTATGAATGCAGAAAAGCCAGGCTGAAGCAGCCCTGTAGTTCCATACCTGGTGGTAAGTGTGGAAGAGCAGGCAGATGGAGCAGTAGGGGGCCTGCTGGCCCATGCTCTTGTTGTACTCCCTCTCTGCCTGGGGGTTATAGGGCCGACACTGCCACAGCTGGGTTAGGGGCTTGGCCCagtcctctttctcctccagctcaaagtccacatccacacacatatcTGCAGGCAGGATAGAGGGATGAAGGGCGGAAGAGGTAGAGGTAAAGGGAGTGGGGAAATGGTGGGAGAAGCATAGGGATTCAGAAGGATGGGGTGTGAAgatgagggaagggagggatttGGAAGGAGATGTGAGTTGATATGAAGACAAACATTGGAAatggaataaatgaataaaagacaAGAGAACGTGAAGACAGGATGTGACATTACAGtatacagcactttgtaaacgTGTACACAAAATGGCACCGCTAGATTGAGCAGCTATACCACATAATAAACTGTCAAGTGAAATACTGTGTACCGTCATCACTGTCGACCTCTCTGAGTAGAGGGTGCTGACGGGGCAGCTTACAGAgctctgcctgctgctgctgcttgttcATCACTGACTTGCAGTATGACTGCTCTTCTGACCCCTGGTGGAGCGAGAGATGTATAGCAAGAGGAAAATTCAACACAGGGAGCGTGTCTGCAAGCAATCAACATAACATCCATTCTTATTAAGTCTCCCCATGTTGAGGCATATCGGGAGCTCTGTACTGGTGTGCATGCATTTCCTGGTAAGCATCAGGCCCAATCATCCCTTTGGGAGCTTGCTCACAGCTGATAACTACTTACGTGATGATTCTGAGTGATCACCTTCATCTCATCATGCATTGCTTTTCTGATAGGAGTGATGTCTTGCAGGATGATAATGCCACTATCCACAAGGGGGGAATGGTTACTCTGTGGTTTGAACAGCATGATAAACAATTTAACATTCATGGCAGATTCTGGACTAATGTCTGAGAAAGTGTGTTCTGCCATCACCAGAAGGATCACCACCTCTAACTATTTTGTTAGCAGTGATCAGTAATGACACTGAGAAAGATGAGATTAGTATGCCAACACCATGCAAGGAAAATGCACCAGTACAGAGCCACCAACACCGTGTAAGTCACTGttgtttcaattattttttttatttattacttcgTTTCTTTATTACTTGCATGTGCAACAGGATTTCAAAGCAAGGAAGCAATCACGACAAGACAAAAAGAAGAATTATGAGCTCTAAATACATAGTTCATAATGAGTTTTAAGTCTGAAAATGATTATATTATATGACTAAAAACTATTAGtattagagagaaaaagaaagatgcaTGCCCCATAGATTGTAACCTATGTGCAAACCAAAAAAGTTGCAAGCATGTGCCACTGTGCGCAGAAACCCATAAAGTTGCAAGCATGTTCCAGTGAACACAGACCCACAGAATGCCCCAGTGACCCAGCTTTATAACTGACTTTGACAGTATCACCTGCGTTGTCTCTAGTATCAGTGTCTTGTGGAGGGTATGTATGCCTATTGCAGGGGTATTCAACCGTGTACCATGGAGAGCCAAGAGCATGCAGGTTTTCGTTCCAGttactacagcaggtgatttcactcaTTAGTGCCTCCTCTTGGGTAgatgtgctaatcagtgaagtCATTTGGTGCAGTCTCttgttggaaggaaaacctggaTACTCTCTACCCTCAACGCACACAGTTGAATACCCCtggtctagtgtgtgtgtgtagcctatgaATATTCTGTTAGAAAATACTACaatcaagaaaaataagaagacCGACCTTTCGCTTGTTGTTCTTGGgggcctccacctccatctccatcttcctcaactctttgtgttgtgtttgagtcTGGATGGAAGCAGACCTGCTGGTGGGCTCAGCTTCAGGTTTCTCCCCTTCGGACTGAGGCTCAACTGACAGTGACACTTTGGGCTTCTCCTCTTGCTGCTGCTCTCCTGGACTGTGTGCTTCTGCCTCGTTCTGCACTACTTTGGTAAGAATGATCTTTGATTCTGGCTGTGGCTCAGTTCTTTCGTGGCTTGGTGCCTGAGACTGGGACTGTACCTgcgtgtgtgacagtgtgtgggCCTTGTGCTGGAGATGACGGGGTTGGTGCTCTCTGGCATAGCTATGCACCTGGAGCTGTGTGTGAGGCTGCCGCTGCTTTTCCAGAGTGTAGCTGTGCACCTGAAGGGTGTCTTTTGGACTCAGAGTCCTATGGAAGAGCAGGCTGGCTACCCCCATTTTGCGGGCAGGCTGTGCTGTGGCTTCGGTCCACGTGGGTGCTACTGCTGCTGATAGATGCCCATTTCTGGCCTGGGACTGAGACGAGATCGCAGGTGCACGGGTCTTGGCATAATGAGGAGGACGTCCTATGTCACTGTTGCCTTGGGTCAAGCCCCTGTGGAACGGATCCATCAATGTGAGCTTGGTTGGCGTTACAACCAACTTTGGTGGGCctgtaaataaaatcaaacatcttTATCTTTAGGAAGTGAGGAGAAACATAATCCTCAATTTTATCCAAGCTATATTCTATTCAATTTGATTTCCTTTCACCACAAAATAAGCAGTTATTATTAGAGGCTTAAAACCCTACCCTTCCAGAGAATTAGACCCACAGGAACCCAGTAAGATGCATATGTGACTATACCTTTATTTCTCCTGCAATCTTGCGATACAGTACGCAGCGGTATAAGGCTTAGCCTGGGTCGCTTCCCatactgctcctcctcctcatcttcatccttgGGAACAACCTCCTCAGGCACCTCCAGACACACCCTGTGTCTCTTGGTCTCTATCCTCTGTGTAGGGCTGAGGGTTTACCAAACAGAAACAGGGGGGAGAGGTAGCAGTTTAAAGAGAGGGCTTAATCCCATCTGCTTTGATATTTTGTTATCAGATGACTGTATAGTACATTTCCAGCATTTTTGGATTATTTAATGTAGACATTGGTTCTTTGAAAAATTGAGTGAGATATTTCACTCTAGGGAAAACGCCTCTGGGTGTGTTGACCATGGAAGCTCCAATGACATCAAGTCTGTACAAGACAGATAGGCTTGAATGTGACCAAAGTTCTAACTCCTAGCACAGTACGCACCGATAATGGTGCAGTGACGTTAGGCCAGTACAATGTAAAAAACATGATACAGGATGCCCAACTCACCACCACACAGATTTCCTGTAAGTACACACCCTTAAACAGGGTCTACAAAGTGGCCATGGCCCTGGTAAAATTGGCTCTCAGGCCCACTGAGAGCTGTAGCCAACTCCTACTGTAAACCAGAGATGTAGTTTCCATCACCCAATGTGACAAGTGCTGGTGAGATGAAGGCATTCGCTTATGAGAAGCGTGTGACACAAGCAGCTGATCACCCCAACCTAAAACGCCTTGTTCTGTCCATGTAAATGTATAAAGCGTGAACAGAACAGTGTTAAACCCATGCCCCTTGGGCAGGAAGAAAAGGTGGCTTAAAAGTACATATTTCCACAACTTTGCGAACCCAAGAGCAAACTGCATGAATGAAGGGTGAACAGAGAGCATATGTCTACTTGTATGGAGCCTTAGCAGCATGTATTAGGATGACAAGGAAAACTGAAGGTGTAAAAACAGCAGAAGAGTGTCCTAAATTGGCTTTGTATGCAGATTAcgtattatataatataaaccTGGAGAAGTCATTGCAGACACTCATGCATACTATTAGTAAATATGGGTTAGTGATGTGTAATTATGGTTTACCTAGTGATGAAGCTATATCTTCTGTTATTTCAGAATTCGAGGGCATAAATGCATGTAAAGAAGAACTACACCACACCGGATTCGGCTAGCTCCACTGATGGTGAAGAAAAAACAAGGCATGGAGGGAAAACCCAATACTCATCGTTATGTCTCATGGTTGTAAACCATGGAAGACGAGATCTGCGATGTGCAAAACTGGGCATCAATGCCATGCAGCTTGGTGTTAATAATGACTCAGATATCATCCATGGAAGTTGACAGATTTTTCCAGTAGCCTGGAATCTTAGCTGCTGAATGATAAATGGCAAAACATGCGCCAATATACATTCTATCAAGAAAATGTACCTTGGATCGCTGTGAATGAACTTCACATCACATACAAATGGTAAATAGCCTAGTTACATAACACTATTTACCAGTTATCCTAGGGGAAAACTGTGCCTACATCATATAACTCGTTGAGATTGGTTTGAGCATGTAAATAATGTGAGGACACAACGTGAAATCACTCTCAGGGAGAGGGACACCAGACGTTTCTCAGTGTTATCAACTCATGACTCGTCTGGCTTGCGAGGCAACATGGAAATGTGATCAGGACAGAATTAAATATTTGGAGACAGTATcacttaataaaataaaattattgtaTTTTAGTAAGTAAATTGTATTATGACTCCCTGGAAGCACAAATAAAGCAAGATTTGATCAGTGCAGGGATGTGGCTCTGTCATTACAGGGAAGAATAGATGGTTGCATATAACAGTAAAAAAGATGGAATAGAATGTTATGTAAACTTATAtggttggaaaaaaacaagcattCAAATGAAGATACTCCCACGGGCCAAAGATGGGAGAGGGCTGGTTCCCCCCAATCTAATATACTATTACTATGCAGCTCAAGCGCTAGTAAGTAATACACCAAGTAATACACACTTGGCTAAATGATGTCTGTGAAGCCAGATGGAGGCCAATAGAGGTATCCATGAGCAGTGATTCAATGCAAACAATACCTTTCACATAGGTAATCAAATAAGGCCACAAGTAACCAATAACACGTGGGCCAGAAACACTGGTGAAAGACAGCAAGAATGGCTCAGGGTAACAGGCTGACAGTATTAGTCAACAGGAGGTTGGGCCCCAGTCACTTGGCTGACATGCCCAGAGACGTTTCCAATAGAGTGAAATATCAAAAGAAGTTTCAAATAGAATCAAGATTATTAAATCGCCCTAAATATCTAATAAATGTCACCATAAGGACCctttcaacaaaaacaaatacacacaagaaTGCTTTTTCCACAGTACATGACCAACCTCTtccgctctccctcctccccacagCTCTCCAGTGAgctactgttgctgctgctggtgatgtCATTAAACCCCTCCCCCAGGAACTCCTTAGCCTCGGGAGTGGGCCGCGCGTGGTCGATGGGTGCCGTGTCTCGCCCTGCCATCCACTGTTCATAGCGGTCCGGCTGGAATTTCTTTACAAATACATCCATGGAAATCTTAACCATGTCTTTACGGCACGAGCACTAAAGGGGAGAAACGCACAATGGACCATGATTCATATGACAAATTTTGCAGGTCATATTGTagccacaaacacaaaaattctgttttaatttttgaCATGTATTTACTTAGATTTGTATATCACTGTAGATCTGATATACATGATATAGATTGTATGAATGTACAATGGTGATGTTCTTATTGGCTAGACGGAACCTGATTCAAATTAGATAGAGCATAGTTTTCCACAATGTCATTTAATAGTGCTCACCAAAATTGATTGCTTGCCGTACTCGATCCACCTCTGGGTGGCAAAGTTGGTGGACTCCGCACAGTTGAAACCGTGGTTAAAACCAGCGTGATAGGCATAGGGGAAGGTCACCATGAACTCTCCAGCCTCCTGAGTAATCTTAAAAAAGGCAATAAAAGAATTAGTGGTCTGAGGTCATCTGTTGACAACTGTAATACAAATATTCTTGATATACCTTTTCAAATGGAATGCCATATTTCTTCAatatagagggagagatgagagtcATCTTGTGCCTCAGAAAGGCCTCACAATTTTGGGCACTGCCAGGAAAGAACCCTataaaaagagaggggggatagATGTTACATTGTAGATAGATATCTAGGATGATGATAAACGGTTTCACATATCTGCAGAAATATTTCTCTAGTCTCTTACCCTGAGCCAGACGCTCCATTCTCTTCCCATGCTCTGGAGGAACACAGTACCTGCAGACATTCAAATGAGTCGTCTTATTCATAACAAACTGATACTGTGCATTTATCTAACCGAATCATGGAAAACAGCATAATTTACTTAAGGCTTCAGCCTGACTTAACATATTAAGTCTACTCTGTAAATACTGATCATACcaactgagcagctccaccttTCCTGATGGTGGATACACACATTGTTTAAATGATGTGGCAAAGTTGCCGTCCTGAccaaattttacattttgggaTGCTAGGTTCTTCAGTTGCATGCCGTTCTCTAACACAGTTATGCTTCGTTTAGGCatgtaaaacaaatcaatttCCAGTTGGCAGCGAAGGTTTTGCACCAATGTCCATTCCCAACAGCAGGTATTCATTACTGCAATTTCATTGGTTTCAAGCAGGAGGGAAACCAGCCTCACAATATTATTTAGAgtcataaaacatttttaactttAAAACTTTGCACCACGATGCGACTTATGTGTTTGGGATGAGCAACCTGGGGATTAAAAGCTTGTTGTGTGTCTGACTGAAGAGAGAATAGTTTGTGTCTTTACCATGATTTCGGCTCTCCAAAGTGCAGGTAGTTGATGCTGTAGAGGTCCATGTCCTCAGTGTGCCATGCAAAGGTGGTCTTCCACATGCCAAAGTACAAGTAGGGGGTATTTACACCCTCAATGGTGATGCCACTTTCATGTTCCACAGTGTCCAGGATGGTGTTCAGGCGACAAATGTTCCACTCCTTCACTTCCTGCAGGTGTGTAGTAAATAATGAATGATCAACAGATGAGAATTGAGGAAGTGATAATCAACACCCAGGGGCGGACTGGCCATCTGAAGTAGCAGGAGTCCAGCAACACAGATACCAAAAAATGTCTAAGTCCCATGCTGTTTGGTAGTTCTGCTGTAGACTGGCTccatagaggtgtgtgtgtgtgtgtgtgtggggatcaTAAGTTCATCACATCTCATGAGTCCACCTTTCTCCCCCCACCAACTTTACTTTAACTTTACATTCTAGCTTTCATACACTGCGCTGACAATAACAGGCTGATTGTGTTGTGCATAAATTTGCGACCGAGTTGACCTAACAAATGAacattatgctgcattcaagtgctgtTGGATAGTGGTCTGCGTGGGCCTGTTTTTTTCCAAGACCGCTCCTGCTGCTTTTTGTGCTGCACCTGCCCTCACAATTTACTGCTGCACCCACCCGCACCTGCAAGCCTTTGTACCATGGCCGGCACCAGACCACATGTGGTCCCTCATCAATGCTTTCCCACTACTTAAGcaccttgtaaccttgttaagaaaggtgctatataaataaagcgtattattatttattattactggTTCGGCTCGTTTTATACACGTTTGCCGGTTGGGTGGTGTTTGTCCGCCATGCATAAAATAACATCATTATCGACCCGCCCCGCGGATACCTCTACTGCTGGACATATCAGAATGATTTGTGTgcacaaaaaatataaacaagggGGTAAATATGACAGAAAGACGGGATTTTCTATGATCCACAATATGCTTTTAATTTTTATGccttttaatacatttaatacTCTGCCCATGTCAACACCATCATAAGCAGGATTATTATCATCCCTCATGTATGGAGAATGTGAACACAAAACCTAAATATTGTCTAATATCCACTAGAGCAACAACATGCAGCTATTTATATTGACACTGATATTGATGACAACTCACAGGGTCATAGAGGCTTCCATTGACATCTGCCCCATAGATGGGAGGGTTAAATGTCACATTCTTCCAGTacttcctctccagctcctcaaAGTCATCATAGTGAGGGCTGCAGAACCTACAAAAGGAATGAACAACCAGAATGAATTAGTACTGATGAGCAGCTCTAATGGACTGCCATTAAGGGTTGAAAAATGCAATTGCCAGTATTAAATTGCAAATATATAAATCAAATGATTTTCTGATAATGCAAGAAGACTTGAAAGGCTATAGATTTCTTTAATTTCTACACTTCTCACTTGTCGCTGTTGGCAATCTTGCGGAACTCCCTGACGGTCATGGACTTCTTCTGGATGTTGTACTGTGTGAAGAGGCCCGACTGGCCTGTCACCACCTGCTGAATGGGTGCCGGTATCACCAGATCATCTATATCGTCATAGGAACGTCTGGGCTTCCAGTCCTTTGGTGGGACAATCTTGAGAGGGGGAAATTGTACAGTgagttattgtgtgtttttgttaacATTATTTGATCAGTTTGCCACCTGCTGACGTTTCCCAGAAGTGGCATTGTATCtaaatgaaaatcaatttaACAAAATTGCCAAGACAA
Protein-coding sequences here:
- the LOC139909309 gene encoding lysine-specific demethylase 4A-like isoform X3, whose protein sequence is MASDLGSQNPGSKGIMTFHPTVEEFQNFSRYIAYMESQGAHKAGLAKIVPPKDWKPRRSYDDIDDLVIPAPIQQVVTGQSGLFTQYNIQKKSMTVREFRKIANSDKFCSPHYDDFEELERKYWKNVTFNPPIYGADVNGSLYDPEVKEWNICRLNTILDTVEHESGITIEGVNTPYLYFGMWKTTFAWHTEDMDLYSINYLHFGEPKSWYCVPPEHGKRMERLAQGFFPGSAQNCEAFLRHKMTLISPSILKKYGIPFEKITQEAGEFMVTFPYAYHAGFNHGFNCAESTNFATQRWIEYGKQSILCSCRKDMVKISMDVFVKKFQPDRYEQWMAGRDTAPIDHARPTPEAKEFLGEGFNDITSSSNSSSLESCGEEGERKSPTQRIETKRHRVCLEVPEEVVPKDEDEEEEQYGKRPRLSLIPLRTVSQDCRRNKGPPKLVVTPTKLTLMDPFHRGLTQGNSDIGRPPHYAKTRAPAISSQSQARNGHLSAAVAPTWTEATAQPARKMGVASLLFHRTLSPKDTLQVHSYTLEKQRQPHTQLQVHSYAREHQPRHLQHKAHTLSHTQVQSQSQAPSHERTEPQPESKIILTKVVQNEAEAHSPGEQQQEEKPKVSLSVEPQSEGEKPEAEPTSRSASIQTQTQHKELRKMEMEVEAPKNNKRKSNHSPLVDSGIIILQDITPIRKAMHDEMKVITQNHHGSEEQSYCKSVMNKQQQQAELCKLPRQHPLLREVDSDDDMCVDVDFELEEKEDWAKPLTQLWQCRPYNPQAEREYNKSMGQQAPYCSICLLFHTYHQSESGSGSSSVALKGRHGGIQWSKPLIPEVCFNTNTNKTNESGEGQLSNPRLAEDGTSRLVSCAQCCVRVHTSCYGVSGDEAELDDWLCARCEADATTEDCCLCSLRGGALQRANNDKWVHVLCALTVLEARFVDITDRSPIDLSAIPLPRFRLKCVYCRKRMKREVTGCCVQCSHGRCSTAFHPTCAQAAGVLMHPDDWPFIVFITCHRHRAPIIPESLSPSATRLPCGSWQWARG
- the LOC139909309 gene encoding lysine-specific demethylase 4A-like isoform X2, with the translated sequence MASDLGSQNPGSKGIMTFHPTVEEFQNFSRYIAYMESQGAHKAGLAKIVPPKDWKPRRSYDDIDDLVIPAPIQQVVTGQSGLFTQYNIQKKSMTVREFRKIANSDKFCSPHYDDFEELERKYWKNVTFNPPIYGADVNGSLYDPEVKEWNICRLNTILDTVEHESGITIEGVNTPYLYFGMWKTTFAWHTEDMDLYSINYLHFGEPKSWYCVPPEHGKRMERLAQGFFPGSAQNCEAFLRHKMTLISPSILKKYGIPFEKITQEAGEFMVTFPYAYHAGFNHGFNCAESTNFATQRWIEYGKQSILCSCRKDMVKISMDVFVKKFQPDRYEQWMAGRDTAPIDHARPTPEAKEFLGEGFNDITSSSNSSSLESCGEEGERKSPTQRIETKRHRVCLEVPEEVVPKDEDEEEEQYGKRPRLSLIPLRTVSQDCRRNKGPPKLVVTPTKLTLMDPFHRGLTQGNSDIGRPPHYAKTRAPAISSQSQARNGHLSAAVAPTWTEATAQPARKMGVASLLFHRTLSPKDTLQVHSYTLEKQRQPHTQLQVHSYAREHQPRHLQHKAHTLSHTQVQSQSQAPSHERTEPQPESKIILTKVVQNEAEAHSPGEQQQEEKPKVSLSVEPQSEGEKPEAEPTSRSASIQTQTQHKELRKMEMEVEAPKNNKRKGSEEQSYCKSVMNKQQQQAELCKLPRQHPLLREVDSDDDMCVDVDFELEEKEDWAKPLTQLWQCRPYNPQAEREYNKSMGQQAPYCSICLLFHTYHQSESGSGSSSVALKGRHGGIQWSKPLIPEVCFNTNTNKTNESGEGQLSNPRLAEDGTSRLVSCAQCCVRVHTSCYGVSGDEAELDDWLCARCEADATTEDCCLCSLRGGALQRANNDKWVHVLCALTVLEARFVDITDRSPIDLSAIPLPRFRLKCVYCRKRMKREVTGCCVQCSHGRCSTAFHPTCAQAAGVLMHPDDWPFIVFITCHRHRAPIIPERNKASMRELAVGQRVICKYKNGRYYQSEVTELTNATFYEVVFDDGSYSDNLFPEDIENRDCVRLGPPAEGDVVQVRWTDGLIYGAKFVASHSIPMYQVEFEDGSQITVKREDIYSLDEDLPKRVKSRMSVASDMRFEIFTQNEVKQTSKRQRVINSRYREDYIEPVIYRAIME